The window TGTGGTGGGCCCAGACGCCGAACGACATGACCCCGATCGCGATCGTCGAGTAGACGATAAACCGGAAGCCGAAGAGCCGTCGGCCGCAGAACTTCGGGAGGATGAGGCTGATCAGCCCGAACGCCGGCAACACCAGGATGTACACTTCGGGGTGACCGAAGAACCAGAACAGGTGCTGCCAGAGCATCGGCCCGCCGCCCTCGATCGCGAAGAACGTCGTCCCGAAATTCCGATCGAGCAGGAGCATGATCAACGTGCTGCCGAGCAGCGGGAACGCAAGCAGGATCAGCCCGCTCGTGACGAGGATGTTCCACGAGAAGATGTCCAACCTGTCCCAGCCCAGGTCGTCCGGCCGCTCCGTGAGGACGGTGACGATGAAGTTGATCGCCGCCATGGTGGTGGCGACGCCGCTCAGGTGTAACCCGAGCAACGCGACGCTGATCTGGGGGTTCGCCATCTCGACCGATAGCGGCGTGTACATCGTCCACCCCATCCCGACCGGCTCGAGGGCCTCGAGCGCGGAGACGTCGAGCGGAAGCACGCCGAGGACCATCCCCATAACGTCCGTGATCAGCCCGCCCCGAACCAGTAGAAGCGACGGGGGAAGCAGCCAGAACGCGATCGCGTTGATCCGCGGGAACGCGAGGTCGTCGGCGCCGAGCAACAGGGGTAACACGTAGTTCGCGATGCCGGTGAACACCGGCGTCACGAAGAAAAACAGCATCGTGAACCCGTGGGTCGTGAACACCGCGTTGTACGTCTCGACGTTCCAGATCGCGGTCTCGGGGACCAGCAGTTCGGTCCGGATCATCATCGCGTCCGTCGCGCCCCACAGCGCGGCGGCCGTCCCGAACAGGATGTACAACAGCCCGATGTCCTTGTGGTCGACGGTGGTGAACCATCGCAGGAGGCCGGCCGGTTTCTCCGTCCCGGTCAATCCGACCGTCACCGACGCAGTCCCGCCGTCGGCGAACGATCGCGCCGGTCGACCGCTTCGGAGGCGATAGTACGTAAGGAGCGCGGCCGCTATGACCGCGGCGACGACGACTCCGGGGATCGTCTCGAGCATCGTGAATCGTAGGACGGCGGTGCCGACCGGCTGATCGGAACCGGGAACCGGGATCGGGACCGTCGGCACCGCACGGTTGGAAGCGACTTCAACGAACGGCTGGTAAAGGTTTGTGTCGACACACGGCAAGGTCGTCGATCACGCACGCCGGAACAGTCGGCCGTACACCGCACCGAGGGTGAAACCGTACGCCCAGTGTGCGAACAGCGTGTACGCCCCGAAAAAGACCAGCAGCGGTCCGCCGATGTCGCCCCGCCCCGTGATCACGAACGGGAGCCAGAGGATCGAAGCGAACACGACCCCTCGGGCGGCGGGATCGGGTCCGCGCGGGAGGTACGGTTCGAGCGCGAGAAACAGGAGCGGCCAGGCGACCGTGCCGGCGACGGAGAACAGCGCGAACCCGACGGCCGGGTCGTCGGGGGTCCCGATGAACCGGGCGATCACGTAGAAAATCTCCAGGGCCGACCGGGT of the Halobiforma lacisalsi AJ5 genome contains:
- a CDS encoding DUF6789 family protein, with protein sequence MKRFSSAIAGGVAGTAVMSLLLLLLEVETRSALEIFYVIARFIGTPDDPAVGFALFSVAGTVAWPLLFLALEPYLPRGPDPAARGVVFASILWLPFVITGRGDIGGPLLVFFGAYTLFAHWAYGFTLGAVYGRLFRRA
- a CDS encoding cbb3-type cytochrome c oxidase subunit I, whose amino-acid sequence is MLETIPGVVVAAVIAAALLTYYRLRSGRPARSFADGGTASVTVGLTGTEKPAGLLRWFTTVDHKDIGLLYILFGTAAALWGATDAMMIRTELLVPETAIWNVETYNAVFTTHGFTMLFFFVTPVFTGIANYVLPLLLGADDLAFPRINAIAFWLLPPSLLLVRGGLITDVMGMVLGVLPLDVSALEALEPVGMGWTMYTPLSVEMANPQISVALLGLHLSGVATTMAAINFIVTVLTERPDDLGWDRLDIFSWNILVTSGLILLAFPLLGSTLIMLLLDRNFGTTFFAIEGGGPMLWQHLFWFFGHPEVYILVLPAFGLISLILPKFCGRRLFGFRFIVYSTIAIGVMSFGVWAHHMFATGMDPRLRASFMAVSLAIAIPSAIKEFNWIATMWNGRLRLDAPLICIIGGLSTFVVGGITGVFLAAVPVDLVLHDTHYVVGHFHLIVVGVIPLAMIAASYYWFPLITGRMYNQRLARVQSLLLVVGSFVTFLPLLVLGYEGMPRRYGVYPAEFITLNQIASLGALVLGVSVVLWLVNMVQSARVGPVVRDADVWNLKETGQFTREWQWFEERLEDRRADSTRPESSPERTRAGEGTDSDSGTD